The following proteins are encoded in a genomic region of Arachis stenosperma cultivar V10309 chromosome 4, arast.V10309.gnm1.PFL2, whole genome shotgun sequence:
- the LOC130974028 gene encoding tonoplast dicarboxylate transporter-like gives MSGEQTGSVEEQQKGMKAPLLPVQDSASHSSNQQVMTLKSFLTLKNLYIILGPLLSLLICLLVKLKDAPASSVKMLAVIAWVFAWWVTEAVPLPVTSLCPLFLFPLFGIGSADSVAHSYMDDVITLVLGSFILALAVERYNVHRRLALNVTLLFCGDPLNPAMLLMGLCATTFFVSMWLHNVAAAVMMMPVATGILQRLPPPSEQSEAVNKFSRAVVLTVVYATPIGGISTLTGTGVNLILIGMWKSLVPGAKPISFSTWFFYGFPVAAVLLIAFWCIMCSLYVQKGSARALSAYLEKAHLRRDLEALGPMSFAEKMVLSVFGLLILLWMTRNITDDIPGWGSLFNNLVGDGSVSVLVAVLLFIIPNMKQEGEKLMSWNECKKLPWNLILLLGAGFALADGVQSSGLADVFSRAIDFLEDAPFWAIAPAVSLISSIITEFITSNDATATLIVPLLYHIARTMHVHPLLLMVPGAIATEFAFWLPTSTPSNVVGFATGHIEIKDMLKLGVPLKVAGIVVLSILMPTLGSVVFGTNDGTQWVTQAKAPIRT, from the exons ATGAGCGGAGAACAGACGGGGTCGGTGGAGGAGCAGCAGAAGGGCATGAAAGCACCACTGCTGCCAGTCCAAGATTCAGCATCACACAGCAGCAACCAGCAAGTGATGACCCTGAAATCATTTCTAACACTGAAGAACTTGTACATAATCCTAGGACCCTTGCTATCCCTGCTGATATGCTTGTTGGTAAAGCTGAAGGATGCTCCGGCAAGTAGCGTGAAGATGCTGGCGGTGATTGCATGGGTATTCGCGTGGTGGGTGACGGAGGCGGTGCCGCTGCCGGTGACTTCGTTGTGCCCCCTGTTCCTGTTCCCTCTCTTTGGAATCGGTTCTGCGGATAGTGTTGCTCACTCTTACATGGACGATGTAATCACCCTTGTTTTGGGTAGTTTCATTCTTGCTCTCGCTGTTGAACGATACAACGTTCATAGAAGATTGGCTTTGAAT GTAACGCTGTTGTTTTGTGGCGACCCGCTAAACCCAGCAATGCTACTCATGGGTCTGTGCGCCACCACATTCTTTGTAAGCATGTGGCTCCACAACGTGGCGGCGGCGGTCATGATGATGCCGGTGGCCACGGGTATCCTGCAGCGGCTACCACCGCCCAGCGAGCAGTCGGAGGCGGTCAACAAGTTCAGCAGGGCAGTTGTGTTGACTGTGGTGTATGCTACACCCATCGGAGGGATAAGCACGCTAACGGGCACGGGAGTCAACCTTATTCTGATTGGGATGTGGAAGAGCCTTGTGCCTGGTGCCAAGCCCATTAGCTTCAGCACCTGGTTCTTCTATGGCTTCCCTGTCGCTGCTGTCTTGCTCATTGCCTTCTGGTGCATCATGTGCTCCCTCTATGTTCAAAAGGGCTCGGCCCGGGCCTTGTCTGCTTACTTGGAAAAAGCCCATTTAAGGAGGGACCTTGAAGCTCTAG GTCCAATGTCTTTTGCTGAGAAGATGGTCCTGTCTGTTTTTGGG CTGCTGATCTTACTATGGATGACTAGAAATATCACAGATGATATTCCTGGATGGGGATCTTTATTCAATAACCTTGTTGGTGACGGAAGTGTTAGT GTTTTGGTAGCTGTGTTATTGTTCATAATCCCAAACATGAAGCAAGAAGGGGAGAAGCTAATGAGCtggaatgaatgcaagaagttaCCATGGAACCTAATATTACTGCTAGGAGCTGGTTTTGCCTTAGCAGATGGAGTGCAATCTAGTGGGCTAGCAGATGTGTTTTCAAGAGCCATAGATTTCTTGGAAgatgcaccattctgggcaatTGCACCTGCTGTCAGTTTAATTAGTAGCATAATCACCGAGTTCATAACTTCCAATGATGCTACTGCCACACTTATTGTGCCACTATTGTACCACATTGCTAGGACTATGCATGTGCACCCTCTTCTTCTCATGGTTCCCGGAGCAATTGCAACCGAATTTGCCTTCTGGCTTCCAACTTCCACACCTTCAAATGTTGTTGGATTTGCCACTGGTCACATTGAAATTAAGGACATGCTCAAGCTCGGTGTCCCTCTTAAGGTTGCCGGGATTGTCGTCCTGTCCATTCTCATGCCCACACTAG GGAGTGTTGTTTTTGGAACAAATGATGGAACTCAATGGGTGACACAGGCAAAAGCTCCTATACGGACTTGA
- the LOC130973625 gene encoding cysteine proteinase inhibitor 1-like, with the protein MAITRPHHVIILSVLLFASISAFAALVGGWTPIKDLQNNHHVAEIADYAVSEYDRRSGAKLKLVKIVKGESQVVAGTNYRLVLKATDGSKTQDYQAVVWEKPWEHFKNLTSFTLLH; encoded by the coding sequence ATGGCGATCACGAGGCCTCACCACGTCATCATCCTCTCCGTACTACTCTTTGCTTCGATCTCAGCCTTTGCTGCTTTAGTTGGAGGCTGGACGCCAATCAAGGACCTCCAGAACAACCACCATGTGGCTGAGATCGCAGATTATGCAGTGTCAGAGTACGACAGGCGTTCCGGTGCGAAACTGAAGCTGGTGAAGATTGTTAAGGGAGAGAGTCAGGTTGTTGCTGGAACAAATTACCGTCTTGTCCTCAAGGCGACCGACGGATCCAAGACTCAAGACTATCAGGCTGTCGTGTGGGAGAAGCCATGGGAACATTTCAAGAATCTCACTTCCTTCACTCTTCTTCATTAA
- the LOC130976863 gene encoding cysteine proteinase inhibitor 1-like, whose protein sequence is MISMKQHYFLLLSLLSLLFLSACFSALATSRPPVALGGRWTHIKDAHKNLRAVATGEFAVKEYNKQSGTNLTFVQVVKGDTQVVDGTNFRLVLAVEDEKSKKMDYEAIVWEDIHRRYRNLTSFRALLQ, encoded by the coding sequence ATGATTAGCATGAAACAACACTACTTCCTCCTCCTTTCCCTGCTCTCTCTCCTCTTCCTCTCGGCTTGTTTCTCTGCCTTGGCCACTTCTCGGCCGCCGGTAGCCCTGGGTGGGCGCTGGACCCACATCAAGGACGCCCATAAAAACCTCCGTGCCGTGGCGACAGGGGAATTCGCCGTTAAAGAGTACAACAAGCAATCCGGGACGAACCTGACGTTTGTACAGGTTGTGAAGGGTGACACGCAGGTTGTTGACGGCACCAACTTCCGCCTTGTGTTGGCCGTGGAGGACGAGAAAAGCAAGAAGATGGATTATGAGGCTATTGTGTGGGAAGACATCCATAGGCGTTACAGGAACCTCACTTCCTTCAGAGCTCTTCTCCAGTAG